A window of the Sphaerobacter thermophilus DSM 20745 genome harbors these coding sequences:
- a CDS encoding ribonuclease J, with the protein MNNDHHLDVTFLGGLGEVGKNMLVLASGDDMIVIDAGVGFPEEDMFGVDLLLPDITYLRQNADRVRGIFITHGHEDHIGALAYLLEAVNAPVYSTRLTQGLLRNRLRERKMLDRADLRLIVPEEDPRITAGCFTVECFRVSHSIPDAVGFAIETPVGLVVHTGDFKFDQTPVDGRLTDMAKLGELGRREPLLLISDCVHVESPGTTPSERVVEQTFDDVMRRASGRVIVATFASNISRVQQVLTTAHRHGRRVACVGRSLQNNVRVALELGYLTPPPDTLIRVAQAAKLPPEQVVYVCTGSQGEPMAVLSRIARGDHKEIRIQPGDTVVISATPIPGNESSVYRLINQLFKQGAEVIYAAHAPVHVSGHASQDELRMMLNLVRPRFVLPFHGEPRHLYLYADLARSVGIPDERIMIGEVGTVFRFDGETAEIVGSVPSGTVYVDGLSVGEAGDKTIVDRRLLARDGVLLIVVTIDRESGQVVAGPEIVGRGFLPDGVGTAFLTAARDHLSQVLGQNGHTSHGRLAATRAIHETVQSFVYQQTRRRPVILPVVLEV; encoded by the coding sequence TTGAACAACGACCACCACCTCGACGTCACGTTCCTCGGCGGGCTCGGTGAGGTCGGAAAGAACATGCTCGTGCTGGCGTCGGGTGACGACATGATCGTCATCGATGCCGGCGTCGGGTTCCCGGAGGAGGACATGTTCGGTGTGGACCTCCTCCTTCCCGACATAACGTACCTCCGCCAGAACGCGGACCGTGTCCGCGGGATCTTCATCACCCACGGCCACGAAGATCATATCGGCGCGCTCGCCTATCTACTGGAGGCGGTCAACGCCCCGGTCTATAGCACGAGGCTCACCCAGGGGCTGCTGCGGAATCGCCTCCGAGAGCGCAAGATGCTCGATCGCGCGGACCTGCGCCTGATTGTCCCGGAGGAGGACCCGCGCATTACCGCCGGGTGTTTCACGGTCGAGTGCTTCCGTGTGAGCCACAGCATCCCCGACGCCGTTGGCTTTGCGATTGAGACACCGGTCGGGCTGGTGGTGCACACCGGCGACTTCAAGTTCGACCAGACGCCGGTCGACGGCCGGCTGACGGACATGGCGAAGCTCGGTGAACTCGGGCGCCGCGAGCCGCTCCTCCTTATCAGCGACTGCGTGCACGTCGAGTCCCCTGGGACGACGCCGTCCGAGCGGGTAGTCGAGCAGACCTTCGACGACGTGATGCGCCGCGCGTCCGGGCGGGTGATTGTCGCCACCTTCGCCTCGAACATCTCACGCGTGCAGCAGGTGCTGACGACGGCGCACCGGCATGGTCGTCGTGTGGCGTGCGTCGGCCGGTCGCTGCAGAACAACGTCCGCGTGGCGCTGGAACTGGGGTACCTCACCCCGCCGCCCGACACCCTGATCCGTGTGGCGCAGGCGGCCAAGCTCCCCCCGGAACAGGTGGTCTACGTCTGCACCGGGAGCCAGGGAGAGCCGATGGCGGTGCTCAGCCGCATCGCGCGGGGCGACCATAAGGAGATCCGCATCCAGCCGGGTGATACCGTGGTGATCTCGGCGACGCCGATCCCCGGCAACGAATCGTCGGTCTACCGGCTCATCAATCAGCTCTTCAAGCAGGGCGCGGAGGTGATCTACGCCGCTCACGCGCCGGTCCATGTGTCGGGACATGCCAGCCAGGATGAGCTGCGCATGATGCTCAACCTGGTGCGGCCGCGCTTCGTCCTCCCGTTCCACGGTGAACCGCGCCACCTGTATCTCTACGCCGACCTGGCTCGCAGTGTCGGCATCCCGGACGAGCGCATCATGATCGGCGAGGTCGGCACGGTGTTTCGCTTCGATGGAGAGACGGCCGAGATCGTGGGCAGCGTGCCGAGCGGGACGGTCTACGTCGACGGGCTGTCGGTCGGCGAGGCGGGAGACAAGACGATCGTCGATCGGCGGCTCCTGGCGCGGGATGGGGTGCTCTTGATCGTCGTCACGATCGACCGAGAGTCGGGTCAGGTGGTGGCCGGTCCGGAGATCGTGGGGCGCGGGTTCCTTCCTGATGGGGTGGGGACCGCCTTCCTGACCGCCGCGCGAGATCACCTCAGCCAGGTGCTGGGCCAGAACGGCCACACCAGCCATGGCCGTCTCGCCGCCACGCGCGCGATCCACGAGACGGTGCAATCGTTCGTCTACCAGCAGACGCGGCGCCGGCCGGTGATTCTCCCCGTCGTGCTGGAGGTATGA
- a CDS encoding phosphomannomutase: MAIQFGTDGWRAVIADEFTFASVRAVARAYALMLHEQVTERRPQVVVGYDRRFASDAFARAAAETLAAAGVSVHLARRPLPTPAISWATVALGADGALVITASHNPPLYNGIKLKTAAGASAPPALVRRVEALLGADRETGGTAAPVVEIDPTDDYLAGLRSAVNLPRILSAGLTVVADAMFGAAAGLLPLLLNGDATETIEINAAHNPLFPGLKGPEPVERNLARLKKVVADGGATLGVAFDGDGDRIGVVDERGEYVSTQHVFGLLARYVLEVRKTRGPIVKSVTGSAMVDRLAERAGVPVVETATGFSRIAEAMQEEGAILGGEESGGYAFGFHLPERDGLLAALLLLDYLVQSGKPLSALLAEMEAAIGPWHYRRVDVPLAPEVAAKVVAQVQASEWPSRIAGMPLAGVRDIDGVKLEFEDGSWLLLRPSGTEPLLRLYAEAHSPDDVDALLAAGREFLGI, from the coding sequence GTGGCGATACAGTTTGGTACAGACGGCTGGCGAGCCGTCATCGCCGATGAGTTCACCTTTGCCTCGGTACGCGCGGTAGCGCGGGCCTACGCCCTTATGCTGCACGAGCAGGTTACGGAGCGCCGGCCGCAGGTCGTGGTCGGGTACGACCGGCGCTTCGCCTCCGATGCCTTCGCGCGGGCGGCGGCCGAGACGCTGGCTGCAGCGGGCGTGTCGGTTCACCTCGCTCGGCGCCCTCTGCCGACGCCGGCTATTAGCTGGGCCACGGTCGCGCTGGGTGCGGACGGTGCCCTGGTTATCACCGCGTCGCACAACCCGCCTCTCTACAACGGGATCAAGCTGAAGACCGCGGCCGGGGCGTCGGCGCCGCCAGCTCTGGTGCGCCGGGTGGAGGCGCTGCTCGGCGCCGATCGAGAAACCGGCGGCACCGCCGCGCCCGTCGTCGAGATAGACCCGACGGACGACTACCTGGCGGGGCTGCGGTCGGCGGTGAATCTCCCCCGTATCCTGTCTGCGGGCCTGACGGTGGTGGCTGACGCGATGTTTGGGGCGGCGGCGGGACTCCTGCCGTTGCTCCTCAACGGGGACGCCACCGAGACGATCGAGATCAACGCTGCGCACAACCCGCTCTTCCCGGGTCTGAAAGGCCCGGAGCCAGTGGAGCGCAACCTGGCGCGCCTCAAGAAGGTCGTGGCCGACGGCGGCGCGACCCTCGGGGTCGCCTTCGATGGGGACGGCGATCGTATCGGGGTTGTTGACGAGCGGGGCGAGTATGTCTCGACCCAGCATGTCTTCGGCTTGCTCGCGCGCTACGTGCTGGAGGTGCGCAAGACGCGCGGGCCGATCGTCAAGTCGGTCACGGGTAGCGCGATGGTCGACCGGCTAGCCGAGCGGGCTGGAGTGCCCGTAGTAGAGACGGCGACGGGCTTCAGCCGGATCGCCGAAGCGATGCAGGAGGAGGGGGCGATCCTGGGAGGGGAAGAGAGCGGTGGCTACGCCTTTGGATTCCACCTCCCGGAGCGCGACGGACTCCTCGCCGCGCTGCTCCTGCTCGACTACCTGGTGCAATCCGGCAAGCCCCTCTCGGCGCTTCTGGCGGAAATGGAGGCCGCGATCGGTCCGTGGCACTACCGCAGGGTGGACGTGCCGCTGGCACCGGAGGTTGCCGCGAAGGTCGTGGCCCAGGTTCAGGCCAGCGAGTGGCCTTCACGTATCGCCGGGATGCCTCTGGCCGGTGTGCGGGATATCGACGGGGTGAAGCTCGAGTTCGAGGATGGGAGCTGGCTCCTGCTCCGGCCGTCCGGGACCGAGCCGCTGCTGCGCCTGTACGCCGAGGCGCACTCTCCCGACGATGTCGATGCGTTGCTGGCGGCGGGCCGGGAATTCCTCGGGATCTAA
- the ligA gene encoding NAD-dependent DNA ligase LigA — translation MDDVDVQERIAELRKLIERYNYEYYVLDQPSVSDAEYDALMNELRELEAAHPELITPDSPTQRVGAPPSSAFGTVRHEIPMLSLANAFSEQELRQWAERVYRLAGRRDIEFVTEPKIDGSAVSILYRNGVYERGATRGDGIQGEDVTANIRTVRNVPLRLHDVDGVHVPEVLEVRGEIYMRKSDFEALNRRRGEAGEILFANPRNAAAGSLRQLDPNVTASRPLRFYAWDVGIIEGGQHNGTHTANLDLLRTLGIPTAPDYHVWQTIDEVWAECERWLSLRDELDFEIDGVVVKVNDEDLQAELGTVSREPRWAIAYKFPAIQKTTILRDIEVNVGRTGSLNPVAILDPVEIGGVVVRRATLHNEDEIRRLDLLIGDRVVVQRSGDVIPKIVAVVVSARDGDERPFTMPDHCPVCGAAAVRLEGEVMRYCVNASCPARLREAVRHFVSRGAMDIEGFGSRLAEQFVDLGLIHSVADIYELDWERIRQLEGFGDKRIANLQASIEASKERPLSRLLHALGIRHVGERNARLLAQHFNSMDRIAAASIEELQGIPGFGRVVAEAVYDFFREPQNLALIQRLRAHGLRMTEADGDTAPVDGRLAGKTVVLTGRLESMTREQAQEALRRMGATVTSSVSRKTDFVIVGQDPGSKADRARELGVQILDEQAFLALLNGATDEDPS, via the coding sequence ATGGACGACGTGGACGTCCAGGAGCGGATCGCGGAGCTGCGGAAGCTCATCGAGCGCTACAACTACGAGTACTACGTCCTCGATCAACCATCGGTGAGCGATGCCGAGTACGACGCGCTGATGAACGAGCTGCGCGAGTTGGAGGCAGCGCATCCGGAGCTAATCACCCCGGACTCCCCCACGCAGCGCGTCGGCGCACCGCCCTCCTCAGCCTTCGGCACCGTCCGCCATGAGATCCCGATGCTCAGCCTTGCCAACGCCTTCAGTGAGCAGGAACTGCGCCAGTGGGCCGAGCGGGTCTACCGGCTCGCCGGGCGCCGGGACATCGAGTTCGTGACCGAACCGAAGATCGACGGCAGCGCCGTCTCCATCCTCTACCGGAACGGCGTCTACGAGCGGGGAGCAACTCGTGGCGACGGCATCCAGGGCGAGGACGTCACCGCCAACATTCGCACCGTCCGCAACGTCCCGCTGCGTCTCCACGATGTCGACGGCGTCCACGTCCCCGAAGTGCTCGAGGTGCGCGGCGAGATCTACATGCGCAAGAGCGACTTCGAGGCGCTCAACCGCCGCCGCGGAGAGGCCGGCGAAATTCTCTTCGCCAACCCGCGCAACGCCGCAGCCGGCTCGCTGCGCCAGCTCGACCCGAACGTGACCGCCTCCCGCCCACTGCGCTTCTACGCCTGGGACGTCGGCATCATCGAGGGTGGCCAGCACAACGGCACCCACACGGCCAACCTCGACCTGCTCCGCACCCTCGGCATCCCGACCGCGCCCGACTATCACGTGTGGCAGACGATCGACGAGGTCTGGGCAGAGTGTGAGCGGTGGCTGAGCCTTCGGGACGAGCTCGACTTCGAGATCGACGGCGTCGTGGTCAAGGTCAACGACGAGGATCTCCAGGCCGAACTCGGAACCGTGTCCCGCGAGCCGCGCTGGGCCATTGCGTACAAGTTCCCTGCAATCCAGAAGACGACCATCCTGCGCGACATCGAAGTCAACGTCGGCCGCACCGGCAGCCTGAACCCGGTGGCAATCCTCGACCCGGTCGAGATCGGCGGCGTGGTCGTCCGACGCGCCACCCTGCACAACGAGGACGAAATCCGGCGGCTCGATCTCTTGATCGGCGACAGGGTCGTCGTCCAGCGCTCAGGTGACGTCATCCCCAAGATCGTGGCCGTCGTGGTCTCGGCGCGCGACGGCGACGAGCGTCCCTTCACCATGCCGGACCACTGCCCGGTCTGCGGCGCGGCGGCCGTCCGGCTCGAAGGGGAAGTGATGCGCTACTGCGTGAACGCTTCCTGCCCCGCCCGGCTGCGCGAGGCGGTGCGGCACTTCGTCTCACGCGGTGCAATGGACATCGAGGGGTTCGGCAGCCGTCTGGCCGAGCAGTTCGTCGACCTCGGTCTGATCCACTCCGTCGCCGACATCTACGAACTCGACTGGGAGCGGATCCGACAACTCGAAGGCTTCGGTGACAAGCGCATCGCCAACCTCCAGGCCTCGATCGAGGCGAGCAAGGAGCGCCCACTGTCGCGCCTCCTCCACGCCCTCGGCATCCGCCACGTCGGTGAGCGCAACGCCCGCCTGCTGGCCCAGCACTTCAACAGCATGGACCGGATCGCCGCCGCGTCGATCGAGGAGTTGCAGGGCATCCCCGGCTTCGGAAGGGTCGTCGCCGAGGCCGTGTACGACTTCTTCCGCGAGCCGCAGAACCTGGCGCTGATCCAGCGCCTGCGCGCCCACGGCCTCCGCATGACCGAGGCAGACGGCGACACCGCGCCGGTCGACGGCCGCCTCGCCGGAAAGACGGTCGTCCTCACCGGTCGGCTCGAGTCCATGACGCGCGAGCAGGCGCAGGAGGCGCTGCGCCGAATGGGAGCCACGGTCACGAGTTCGGTGTCGCGTAAGACCGACTTTGTCATCGTCGGACAGGATCCGGGGAGCAAGGCCGACCGCGCGCGGGAGCTGGGCGTTCAGATCCTTGACGAGCAGGCCTTCCTGGCGCTCCTCAACGGCGCGACGGACGAAGACCCGAGCTAG
- a CDS encoding uracil-DNA glycosylase, translated as MTASLDTIAARVRVCTQCELHRMRTNAVPGNGNPNAEVMFIGEGPGWHEDRQGLPFVGAAGQFLNEMLQSIGLSRDEVFITNIVKCRPPGNRDPLPDEIAACSAYLDAQIAAIKPKVIVTLGRFSMARWFPNERISRIHGQPRRFGDVVVVPMYHPAAALHQSSLRATIEADMAKLPQILEEARREAAAEDAPPPPQQMRLF; from the coding sequence TTGACAGCGAGTCTGGACACGATCGCGGCGCGTGTGCGCGTCTGCACGCAATGCGAGTTGCATCGCATGCGGACCAACGCGGTCCCGGGTAACGGGAACCCCAACGCCGAGGTCATGTTCATCGGCGAAGGGCCGGGCTGGCACGAAGATCGCCAGGGGCTCCCGTTTGTCGGCGCCGCGGGGCAGTTCCTGAACGAGATGCTGCAGAGCATCGGGCTGTCTCGGGACGAGGTCTTCATCACCAACATCGTCAAGTGCCGTCCGCCCGGCAACCGCGATCCGCTGCCCGACGAGATCGCCGCTTGCTCCGCCTACCTCGATGCGCAGATTGCCGCGATCAAGCCCAAGGTGATCGTGACGCTCGGTCGCTTCTCGATGGCCCGCTGGTTCCCGAACGAACGCATCTCACGCATTCACGGCCAGCCGCGCCGCTTCGGTGACGTGGTCGTGGTGCCGATGTACCACCCTGCGGCAGCGCTGCACCAGTCCTCGCTGCGCGCGACCATCGAGGCGGACATGGCGAAGCTGCCGCAGATCCTGGAGGAAGCCCGCCGCGAGGCGGCGGCGGAGGACGCCCCCCCGCCACCGCAGCAGATGCGGCTCTTCTAA
- the pyrE gene encoding orotate phosphoribosyltransferase codes for MTEAEFETLLREVGALKEGHFLLASGRHSGQYIEKFDLLRQPRMTEQACREFVRQVQDWGVEVVAGPTTGGILLAFEVARQLGVAAAYAERASDGSSAREFRRGTQFPPGAKVLVVDDILTTGGSVRETLAALEREDVQVLGIAVLVDRSGGRVAFDVPLLALTRMDIATWEPDDCPLCRAGVPLVKPGTTASGGGAPKPA; via the coding sequence GTGACCGAGGCAGAATTCGAAACGCTGCTCCGCGAGGTCGGGGCGCTGAAAGAGGGGCACTTCCTGCTGGCGTCGGGGCGACACAGTGGCCAGTACATCGAGAAGTTCGACCTCCTGCGCCAGCCTCGGATGACCGAGCAGGCGTGCCGCGAATTCGTGCGCCAGGTACAGGACTGGGGCGTCGAGGTGGTTGCCGGGCCGACCACCGGCGGCATCCTGCTCGCCTTCGAGGTCGCGCGGCAGCTTGGGGTGGCGGCGGCCTACGCGGAGCGGGCAAGTGACGGCAGCTCCGCGCGGGAGTTCCGCCGCGGGACCCAGTTCCCACCGGGCGCCAAGGTGCTGGTGGTGGACGATATCCTCACGACCGGCGGGTCGGTGCGTGAGACGCTGGCGGCGCTTGAGCGAGAAGACGTCCAGGTGCTGGGAATCGCCGTGCTGGTGGATCGCAGCGGCGGGCGGGTGGCCTTCGACGTGCCGCTTCTGGCGCTGACGCGCATGGATATCGCCACATGGGAGCCGGACGACTGCCCCCTCTGCCGTGCGGGTGTGCCACTGGTCAAGCCAGGTACCACGGCTTCCGGCGGAGGCGCACCGAAGCCCGCCTAG
- a CDS encoding exonuclease domain-containing protein yields the protein MAAGSEARDDPYAGLRQRAYLFLRERDGAVPEEELIEHVFGSSGNPALWRPLLRQVLGADDRLDLRADGYWALRGTAPVSNGLLPTDFVVIDIETTGLRPLRQRIIEVAAIRYRGGRRQGVFSTLVNPERPVPAYIRKLTGIDETALAGAPVFRRVADELTAFLGDDLLIGYNVEFDIAFLNAELKRLGRPPLINPRLDLLPLSTQLIPGMRRSGLDAACLALGLEFRERHRAEADAALTALLLARLGELARERGLTTFDGLQRAAATRVPVPKRRGPVGRGRAVLDRSHLEGIPHAPGVYLMYGARERVIYVGKAKDLRNRVSSYYSQPLGYTRKMDGLLESIERIEVVETGSELEALLLEAQFIRRYRPQYNTQMRNNEAYPYIKIDIGNPWPRVTLTRQRADDGAVYFGPFRVARSARETVDLINEVFPLRTCARSFRTARSYGSPCLRLSLGQCLGPCTGMVDRDAYRQAVQDVIGFLRGGRDEVMARLHQELVACAERLDFERASRLRDRIRRVQQLVLSQQLLAETEQRGTVLIVTPSPESGAREFLLVVRGRLWAQIRAAAGATDDDVAARLARSWERAQQTTMPAVDQDSLDQVHLLGRWLRKYAGHRAIIPLDAVPNWVALVAQGRALTDDELSFDSRPAPVSEEPLPA from the coding sequence ATGGCGGCCGGATCAGAGGCGCGGGACGATCCCTACGCGGGTTTGCGGCAGCGGGCATACCTGTTCCTGCGCGAACGGGACGGCGCGGTGCCTGAAGAGGAGCTCATCGAGCACGTCTTTGGCTCGTCCGGCAACCCGGCGCTGTGGCGTCCGCTCCTGCGACAGGTTCTGGGCGCAGACGACCGGCTCGACCTCCGCGCTGACGGATACTGGGCGCTGCGCGGCACCGCACCGGTCAGCAACGGCCTGCTCCCCACCGACTTCGTGGTGATCGACATCGAGACGACCGGGCTGCGTCCGCTGCGCCAGCGCATCATCGAGGTGGCCGCGATCCGCTATCGTGGTGGCAGACGGCAGGGTGTCTTTTCCACCCTCGTTAACCCGGAGCGCCCGGTGCCGGCATATATCCGCAAGTTGACCGGCATCGATGAGACGGCGTTGGCAGGTGCTCCCGTCTTCCGCCGGGTGGCGGACGAACTGACTGCTTTCCTCGGAGACGACCTCCTCATCGGCTACAACGTCGAGTTCGACATCGCTTTCCTCAATGCCGAGCTGAAGCGGCTCGGGCGGCCGCCTTTGATCAACCCTAGGCTCGACCTGTTGCCCCTGTCGACGCAGTTGATCCCGGGGATGCGGCGCTCGGGCCTCGACGCCGCGTGCCTGGCGCTCGGGTTGGAGTTCCGCGAGCGTCACCGGGCCGAGGCCGACGCGGCACTGACGGCGTTGTTGCTGGCTCGGTTGGGGGAGTTGGCGCGGGAGCGGGGGCTGACCACCTTCGACGGTCTGCAGCGCGCCGCTGCCACGCGGGTGCCGGTGCCGAAGCGGCGTGGTCCGGTTGGGCGCGGAAGGGCGGTGCTTGATCGTTCGCACCTTGAGGGTATCCCGCATGCACCCGGCGTGTATCTGATGTACGGCGCGCGGGAGCGCGTGATCTACGTCGGCAAGGCCAAGGATCTGCGCAATCGGGTGTCCTCTTACTACTCGCAGCCGCTCGGCTACACGCGCAAGATGGACGGGCTGCTGGAGTCGATCGAGCGGATCGAGGTGGTCGAGACCGGTTCGGAGCTGGAGGCGCTGCTTCTGGAGGCGCAGTTCATCCGGCGCTACCGGCCGCAGTACAACACCCAGATGCGGAACAACGAGGCGTACCCGTACATCAAGATCGACATCGGGAACCCGTGGCCGCGGGTGACGCTGACGCGCCAGCGCGCGGACGACGGCGCGGTCTACTTCGGTCCGTTCCGCGTGGCGCGCTCCGCTCGTGAGACGGTCGATCTCATCAACGAGGTGTTCCCGCTCCGAACCTGTGCACGTTCCTTCCGTACCGCACGCAGCTACGGTTCACCCTGCCTCCGGCTGTCGTTAGGCCAATGCCTGGGCCCCTGCACCGGGATGGTGGACCGGGACGCCTATCGCCAGGCGGTTCAGGACGTGATCGGGTTCCTCCGCGGCGGGCGGGACGAGGTCATGGCGCGGCTGCATCAGGAGCTGGTTGCGTGCGCCGAGCGGCTGGACTTCGAGCGTGCCAGCCGCCTGCGGGACCGCATCCGGCGGGTGCAGCAGCTGGTGTTGAGCCAGCAACTCCTGGCGGAGACCGAGCAGCGCGGCACGGTGCTCATTGTCACGCCGTCGCCGGAATCCGGGGCGCGGGAGTTCCTGCTCGTGGTGCGGGGGCGACTCTGGGCGCAGATCCGGGCCGCGGCCGGCGCCACGGACGACGACGTGGCGGCGCGGCTGGCGCGCAGTTGGGAGCGCGCTCAGCAAACGACGATGCCTGCTGTTGATCAGGATTCACTCGATCAGGTGCACCTCCTCGGTCGCTGGCTCCGCAAGTACGCTGGGCACCGCGCGATTATCCCGCTTGATGCCGTGCCCAACTGGGTCGCGCTCGTCGCGCAGGGTCGCGCACTTACTGATGATGAATTGTCGTTCGACTCACGTCCCGCTCCCGTTTCGGAGGAGCCGCTCCCCGCGTGA
- a CDS encoding B3/B4 domain-containing protein, translating to MHDLKSLQAFVDGASVDDAVFALRPDYRALLIAVDGIIPGPGDEMSEALLREAEAAACALLRDRPVSEVPHVAAWREAYRAFGAKPQRTRNSLEALLRRAPSGLPRVNRLTDVYNAISVLHQVPAGGEDLDRYRGSPRLIRATGEEPFDTVADGEVVIEYPEPGEVVWCDDADVTCRRWNWRQARRTQLTDETTAAPFILDALEPMTDEALHAAADDLIYHLSRFSPDIRVARRVIAPDLRSEN from the coding sequence ATGCACGACCTCAAGTCACTACAGGCATTCGTCGATGGCGCCTCCGTTGACGACGCGGTGTTCGCGCTCAGGCCCGACTACCGCGCGCTGCTGATCGCCGTCGACGGGATCATCCCCGGCCCGGGTGACGAGATGAGCGAGGCGTTGCTCCGCGAGGCTGAGGCCGCTGCCTGTGCCCTGCTCCGCGACCGGCCGGTGAGCGAAGTCCCGCATGTGGCCGCATGGCGTGAGGCGTACCGGGCGTTCGGTGCCAAGCCGCAACGGACCCGCAACAGCCTGGAAGCCCTGTTGCGCCGCGCGCCGTCAGGCCTGCCCCGCGTGAACCGGCTGACCGACGTCTACAACGCAATCTCCGTGCTGCATCAGGTTCCGGCCGGTGGAGAGGATCTGGACCGCTACCGCGGCTCACCCCGGTTGATCCGTGCCACGGGCGAGGAGCCCTTCGACACCGTGGCTGATGGCGAGGTCGTGATCGAATACCCCGAACCCGGTGAGGTCGTGTGGTGCGACGACGCAGATGTGACCTGCCGACGCTGGAACTGGCGCCAGGCACGCCGCACCCAGCTCACTGACGAGACCACCGCGGCGCCGTTCATCCTGGACGCGCTGGAACCGATGACCGACGAGGCACTCCACGCGGCCGCCGACGACCTGATCTACCACCTGTCACGGTTCTCCCCCGACATCCGCGTCGCCCGCCGGGTGATAGCGCCGGACTTGCGCTCTGAGAACTGA